From Sardina pilchardus chromosome 9, fSarPil1.1, whole genome shotgun sequence, a single genomic window includes:
- the fam72a gene encoding protein FAM72A → MSTSNFKNKCVTQLNCIYCDSLLCTRGMKAVLLADTEIELFSTDIPPNRTVDFVASCYSTDSCKCKLRDIACLKCGNVVGYHVVAPCKPCLLSCNNGHFWMFNSEAVSTVNRLDTTGLNLLLWGDLPELECSEDESPYCGPEEDYIR, encoded by the exons ATGTCCACCTCGAACTTCAAGAACAAATGCGTGACCCAACTGAACTGCATATACTGTGATAGTCTTCTTTGTACAAGAGGAATGAAAGCCGTGCTCCTAGCCGACACGGAAATAGAGCTGTTTTCAACGGACATCCCACCAAATAG aactgttgactttgtCGCCAGCTGCTACTCAACAGATAGCTGCAAGTGTAAGCTGAGAGACATAGCCTGCTTAAAATG CGGTAATGTTGTTGGCTATCATGTGGTGGCCCCCTGTAAGCCCTGTCTGCTGTCCTGCAACAATGGCCACTTCTGGATGTTCAACAGTGAAGCCGTCTCCACTGTCAACAGGCTGGACACTACAG gacTGAACCTGCTGCTGTGGGGGGACCTTCCAGAGCTGGAATGCAGTGAGGACGAGAGCCCGTACTGTGGCCCAGAAGAGGACTACATCAGATAA